A window of Cryptomeria japonica chromosome 3, Sugi_1.0, whole genome shotgun sequence contains these coding sequences:
- the LOC131063323 gene encoding LOB domain-containing protein 1-like, translated as MAPHFPYSDPHRFEVIHRVFGTSHVLRTLQGLKENERAGAVSSMVIEANARLENPVHGCASAVYQLQKQIAELGSELAITQAEVVRMSRKRDVLSSIVTGDYHLLPPTQQNDNFISEDVDDLWEPLWISKV; from the exons ATGGCTCCACATTTTCCATATTCTGATCCCCACAGATTCGAAGTAATCCATAGAGTTTTTGGAACCAGTCATGTACTGAGAACGCTACAA GGTTTGAAAGAAAACGAAAGGGCGGGTGCCGTAAGTAGTATGGTGATTGAAGCAAACGCCAGATTGGAGAACCCCGTGCATGGGTGTGCAAGTGCAGTTTATCAACTGCAGAAGCAAATCGCTGAGCTGGGATCCGAGCTGGCAATCACCCAGGCAGAAGTTGTGAGAATGAGCAGGAAGCGAGATGTGCTGTCGTCAATCGTTACTGGCGACTATCATCTTTTGCCTCCAACACAACAAAATGATAATTTCATATCAGAAGACGTTGATGACTTATGGGAGCCTCTGTGGATCTCGAAAGTATAA